The uncultured Cohaesibacter sp. genome window below encodes:
- a CDS encoding amino acid ABC transporter permease, which yields MYTWDFSMVMQSFDLFIDGLEMTFLYTVGSIAIGIVIGLLACFARISGNPILSIISRTYQEIFRCTPLLVQIMWAYYALPMLLGISIPNNVAGLATLSLYVGSFYAETFRGGIAAVDRGQREAAQAIGMNSAQIMRHIIMPQAIKNMLPAFINQSVIQVKNTSLLYAISVAELTYMTAVVNSETYRPMESYTIAAVMYFVMLFPLTQIADRFERRMRRSD from the coding sequence ATGTATACTTGGGATTTTTCCATGGTCATGCAGTCCTTCGATCTATTCATCGATGGGCTGGAAATGACATTTCTCTATACCGTAGGCTCCATTGCAATCGGCATCGTGATTGGCCTCTTGGCGTGTTTCGCCCGGATTTCGGGCAACCCGATCCTGAGCATCATCTCAAGAACCTATCAGGAGATTTTTCGCTGCACGCCCCTGCTCGTCCAGATCATGTGGGCCTACTATGCCCTGCCCATGCTGCTGGGCATCTCCATTCCCAATAATGTGGCCGGTCTGGCAACCCTCTCCCTCTATGTCGGATCCTTTTACGCAGAAACATTTCGCGGTGGCATTGCCGCAGTGGACCGGGGACAGCGTGAAGCCGCACAAGCAATCGGCATGAACAGCGCCCAGATCATGCGCCACATCATCATGCCGCAGGCCATCAAGAACATGTTGCCCGCCTTCATCAACCAGTCAGTGATCCAGGTGAAGAACACGTCCCTGCTCTATGCCATTTCCGTTGCCGAACTGACCTACATGACCGCCGTCGTCAACTCCGAAACCTACAGACCGATGGAAAGCTACACGATCGCTGCAGTCATGTATTTCGTCATGCTGTTCCCTCTCACCCAGATTGCCGATCGCTTTGAACGCAGAATGCGCCGGTCTGACTAA
- a CDS encoding amino acid ABC transporter ATP-binding protein, whose translation MESEINTVMSIRSLFKRYGEHTVLNGIDLDIEQGEVVGIIGPSGSGKSTFIRCLNLMEEVSDGTIRYRGKLVSDKFKDNGNKIGIGTLRRHVGMVFQHFNLFPHLTALENITKGPIVVLGEKKEEAEAHALELLDRVGLKDKAGNYPSRLSGGQKQRVAIARALAMRPDMLLLDEVTSALDPELVGEVLTVVKDLAMGGMTMVLVTHEMAFAADVSDRVIFLDGGVIAEQGSPDDIIRNPQSDRLRSFLSRFNQQ comes from the coding sequence ATGGAATCCGAAATCAATACAGTCATGTCCATTCGCAGTCTGTTCAAGCGATATGGTGAGCACACGGTTCTGAACGGCATCGATCTGGATATCGAGCAGGGCGAGGTCGTAGGGATCATCGGCCCGTCCGGCTCGGGCAAGTCGACATTCATCCGCTGTCTCAACCTGATGGAAGAGGTCAGCGACGGCACCATCCGCTATCGCGGCAAACTCGTCTCCGACAAGTTCAAGGACAACGGCAACAAGATCGGCATCGGCACCCTGCGTCGCCACGTCGGCATGGTCTTTCAGCATTTCAACCTGTTCCCCCATCTCACCGCCCTTGAAAACATCACCAAGGGGCCGATCGTCGTGCTGGGAGAAAAGAAGGAGGAAGCCGAAGCGCATGCATTGGAGCTGCTCGACAGGGTCGGCCTGAAGGACAAGGCTGGCAACTACCCGTCGCGCCTGTCCGGCGGTCAGAAGCAGCGTGTTGCCATCGCCCGCGCACTGGCCATGCGACCGGACATGCTGCTGCTTGACGAAGTGACGTCCGCTCTCGATCCGGAGCTCGTGGGCGAAGTGCTGACGGTGGTCAAGGATCTGGCGATGGGCGGCATGACAATGGTACTTGTCACCCATGAAATGGCATTTGCCGCCGATGTGTCCGATCGCGTGATCTTTCTCGATGGCGGCGTGATTGCCGAACAGGGCTCACCGGACGATATCATCCGCAACCCGCAGTCGGACCGCTTGCGCAGTTTCCTCTCCCGTTTCAATCAGCAGTGA
- a CDS encoding saccharopine dehydrogenase C-terminal domain-containing protein gives MAKTIVIAGGGRIGEELARQLAAVSDYESLIVEVNHQRSRALKDEGLSVVEGDCLSQTVMVPLLLKADALIAAVTSDLVPRLAEFACQYDCHFLDFSEEAGIRQQISDMLDTCGKGEALSFASGCGLAPGFAGALTEDVIRKCNRDDEVTVFVGVLPQQRTNRLGYCNIWGVSGLVDEYFNDCMAIRDGVPQTIAPLSLFETIMIGRQSYEAFTTSGSLDNLVARYQGQLKGLVFKTLRYPKHLDYMLFLLDDLQLRKRPSSLSNLMLNTLPKTSFDRVIIAIETTRNGKKGLPVLKIFEGDETAAASTRLSVAHAGCVLDLIFAGDLSKGSVTEAGDLSLEHLSRSPFSGLFQSEGHLQKALAT, from the coding sequence ATGGCAAAGACGATTGTCATCGCCGGCGGTGGCCGGATTGGAGAAGAGCTGGCCCGTCAGCTCGCCGCTGTTTCCGACTATGAGTCGCTGATCGTCGAGGTGAACCACCAGCGCAGTCGCGCGCTCAAGGATGAAGGCCTCAGCGTCGTTGAAGGCGACTGCCTCAGTCAGACGGTCATGGTGCCGCTTCTGCTCAAGGCCGATGCCCTGATTGCGGCGGTCACATCCGATCTCGTTCCCCGGTTGGCGGAGTTCGCCTGTCAGTATGACTGCCACTTTCTCGATTTCTCAGAAGAGGCTGGCATAAGGCAGCAGATCTCCGACATGCTCGACACATGCGGCAAGGGCGAAGCGCTATCCTTTGCGTCTGGCTGCGGACTGGCCCCCGGCTTTGCTGGCGCCCTGACCGAAGATGTCATCCGGAAATGCAACAGGGATGACGAAGTCACCGTATTCGTCGGCGTGCTGCCTCAGCAGCGCACCAACCGTCTTGGCTACTGCAACATCTGGGGCGTCTCGGGACTGGTGGACGAATATTTCAACGACTGCATGGCCATCAGGGACGGTGTGCCTCAGACCATTGCGCCATTGTCGCTATTTGAAACCATCATGATCGGCAGACAGTCCTACGAAGCCTTCACGACCTCTGGGAGCCTCGACAACCTGGTTGCCCGCTATCAGGGACAGCTCAAAGGGCTGGTTTTCAAGACGCTGCGCTACCCCAAGCATCTCGATTACATGCTTTTCCTGCTTGATGACCTGCAACTTCGCAAGAGGCCCAGCTCTCTCTCGAACCTGATGCTCAACACACTCCCCAAAACCAGCTTCGATCGTGTTATCATAGCCATCGAGACCACGCGAAACGGCAAGAAGGGACTTCCTGTTCTGAAGATATTCGAAGGCGATGAGACGGCAGCAGCCTCCACCCGGCTCTCGGTAGCCCATGCCGGCTGCGTGCTGGATTTGATTTTTGCGGGAGATCTGTCAAAAGGCAGTGTGACGGAGGCAGGTGACCTGTCGCTTGAACATCTGTCCCGCAGCCCCTTCTCCGGCCTTTTCCAGAGTGAAGGACATTTGCAAAAAGCTTTGGCGACATGA
- a CDS encoding LysR family transcriptional regulator, translating into MTNKSGKAKPKFELSLLQTFYLVAQHGSFSSASRKLNISYQSAANHVRRLESMYGARLVEAEKGSRSVKLTPQGKALYAIFGTELETIFARISVLMQEERSVLRIGVPQAIFHHFFPRIIAQFQEQQPDIALDFFERDTQLEDMMLNGELDACVSERYFGEAAISQILLGEYPLSLIYPREWRYGEITKDNMEILLEAPFITYEPGQTIRSRAVDFLKARLGADPKILVTSSGSTSLKKMIAEGLGFAFVPDWLVPDDDPKIGKLRIQSLKKMKVYLGYSAFLADNDHLSVFDKICRKQIGMHLDNAQEG; encoded by the coding sequence ATGACGAATAAATCAGGAAAAGCAAAACCCAAGTTCGAGCTCTCTCTGTTGCAGACATTCTATCTGGTCGCACAGCATGGCTCCTTTTCATCGGCCTCACGCAAACTGAACATTTCCTACCAGTCTGCAGCGAACCATGTCCGGCGCCTCGAGAGCATGTATGGTGCGCGTCTGGTCGAAGCGGAAAAGGGATCCCGCTCGGTCAAACTGACCCCGCAGGGAAAGGCACTCTACGCCATCTTCGGCACCGAGCTGGAAACGATCTTCGCCCGCATATCGGTGCTCATGCAGGAAGAACGCTCCGTCCTGCGCATCGGTGTACCACAGGCAATCTTCCACCACTTCTTCCCGCGCATCATCGCCCAGTTTCAGGAACAGCAGCCGGACATAGCGCTCGATTTCTTCGAGCGCGATACCCAGCTTGAAGACATGATGCTGAACGGCGAACTCGATGCCTGCGTCTCCGAGCGTTACTTCGGCGAAGCGGCAATCTCACAGATCCTGCTGGGAGAATATCCGCTCAGCCTGATCTATCCAAGAGAGTGGCGCTATGGCGAGATCACCAAGGACAACATGGAGATTCTGCTCGAAGCACCGTTCATTACCTATGAGCCCGGACAGACCATCCGCTCCCGTGCGGTGGACTTTCTCAAGGCGAGGCTGGGAGCCGACCCGAAGATTCTGGTCACCTCGTCCGGCTCGACCAGCCTCAAGAAGATGATCGCCGAAGGGCTGGGCTTTGCCTTTGTTCCCGACTGGCTGGTGCCCGACGATGATCCCAAGATCGGCAAACTGCGCATTCAGTCCCTCAAGAAAATGAAGGTTTATCTGGGCTACTCGGCCTTTCTGGCAGACAACGACCACCTCTCGGTCTTTGACAAGATCTGCCGCAAACAGATCGGCATGCATCTGGACAACGCGCAGGAAGGCTGA
- a CDS encoding SDR family oxidoreductase, whose amino-acid sequence MEKVAILTAAGSGMGAAAARKMASEGYKVAILSSSGKGEALAKELGGIGVTGSNRNPDDLKALVDRTMATWGRVDVLINSAGHGPKGPLLEISDEDWVNGMEVYLMNAIRPTRLVTPIMQAQKSGSIINISTYAAFEPDPLFPTSGVFRSGLAAFTKLFADRYAADNIRMNNVLPGFIDSLPEKEDRRARIPMGRYGSVEEVAATIAFLASEGAAYITGQNIRVDGGITRSV is encoded by the coding sequence ATGGAAAAAGTAGCGATCCTCACAGCAGCAGGAAGCGGAATGGGGGCAGCTGCGGCCCGGAAAATGGCAAGCGAAGGCTACAAGGTTGCCATCCTTTCCTCCTCGGGAAAAGGCGAGGCGCTGGCAAAGGAGCTTGGTGGCATCGGCGTGACCGGTTCGAACAGGAACCCCGATGATCTCAAGGCACTGGTTGACCGGACCATGGCAACATGGGGACGCGTCGATGTGCTGATCAACAGTGCCGGACATGGCCCCAAGGGACCGTTGCTGGAGATTTCCGACGAAGACTGGGTCAACGGCATGGAAGTCTACCTGATGAACGCCATCCGCCCGACACGGCTGGTCACACCGATCATGCAGGCCCAGAAGTCTGGCTCGATCATCAATATTTCCACCTATGCAGCCTTTGAGCCCGATCCGCTGTTCCCAACGTCCGGTGTATTCCGCTCGGGCCTTGCCGCCTTCACAAAGCTGTTCGCCGACCGCTATGCCGCCGACAATATACGCATGAACAACGTGCTCCCCGGCTTCATCGACAGCCTGCCGGAAAAGGAAGATCGCCGGGCACGCATCCCCATGGGGCGGTATGGCTCCGTCGAGGAAGTGGCCGCAACCATCGCATTCCTCGCCTCTGAAGGGGCTGCCTATATCACCGGGCAGAACATCCGCGTTGATGGTGGCATCACCCGGTCCGTCTGA
- a CDS encoding aspartate ammonia-lyase gives MAKPTESNKAADVRLEHDALGELELPNSVLFGINTARAQENFRISNVPVSDFPELIIALAMVKKAAAYSNQMLGVLPSDKSNAISVACDELIAGRHHEHFVVDMIQGGAGTSTNMNANEVIANLALNRLGRGNGEYQYLHPNDDVNKSQSTNDVYPTALRLAILLNMESFSREHRRLAEAFEGKAIAFDAIAKVGRTQLQDAVPMTLGQEFRSFSNTIEEDVDRLEEAARLLREVNLGGTAIGTGVNVPDQYAEIAVAQLVQISGFELVAARNLVEASSDLGAFVAFSGILKRIAVKLSKICNDLRLLSSGPRSGIGEIRLPAVQAGSSIMPGKVNPVIPEVVNQVAYQVIGNDLTVTMAAEAGQLQLNAMEPIAIYNILQSMRILRRAMACLTDRCILGIEANVARCQALLDNSLAMATFLVPQIGYELAAKAARHALAENVSLPEALRALGIEMEPSQGPSALAGE, from the coding sequence TTGGCAAAACCCACTGAAAGCAACAAGGCTGCCGATGTCCGCCTTGAGCATGACGCGCTCGGGGAGCTGGAGCTTCCCAACAGCGTTCTCTTCGGCATCAACACCGCGCGGGCGCAGGAAAATTTCCGCATTTCCAACGTTCCCGTTTCCGACTTTCCCGAACTCATCATCGCATTGGCCATGGTCAAGAAGGCTGCGGCCTATAGCAACCAGATGCTGGGCGTCTTGCCGTCCGACAAGTCCAACGCAATCTCCGTTGCCTGCGACGAGCTGATTGCTGGCAGGCATCATGAGCATTTCGTCGTTGACATGATCCAGGGGGGCGCCGGAACCTCGACCAACATGAACGCCAACGAGGTGATCGCCAACCTCGCCCTCAACCGGCTGGGCCGCGGCAACGGGGAGTATCAGTATCTGCATCCCAATGACGATGTAAACAAGTCACAATCCACCAATGATGTCTACCCCACGGCCCTGCGACTTGCCATCCTTCTGAATATGGAGAGCTTTTCCCGTGAGCACCGGCGGCTGGCCGAGGCATTCGAGGGTAAGGCCATCGCGTTCGATGCCATCGCCAAGGTAGGCCGTACCCAATTACAGGATGCCGTGCCGATGACGCTTGGTCAGGAATTCCGCTCCTTTTCCAATACCATCGAAGAGGATGTCGACCGTCTGGAAGAGGCTGCCAGATTGCTGCGGGAAGTCAATCTTGGCGGCACGGCGATTGGCACTGGTGTCAATGTCCCTGATCAATACGCCGAAATTGCGGTTGCACAACTGGTGCAGATTTCGGGCTTCGAGCTGGTCGCCGCGAGAAATCTCGTTGAAGCCTCGTCCGATCTTGGTGCTTTCGTGGCCTTTTCCGGCATCCTCAAGCGCATTGCGGTCAAGCTTTCCAAGATCTGCAACGACCTCCGCCTGTTGAGCTCGGGGCCGAGATCCGGCATTGGGGAAATCCGCCTGCCTGCGGTGCAGGCCGGGTCGTCGATCATGCCGGGCAAGGTCAATCCCGTCATTCCCGAAGTGGTCAATCAGGTCGCCTATCAGGTCATCGGCAATGATCTGACGGTGACAATGGCGGCCGAGGCCGGACAGTTGCAGCTCAATGCCATGGAGCCGATCGCGATCTACAACATTCTTCAGTCGATGCGTATTCTGAGGAGGGCGATGGCCTGCCTGACGGACCGCTGCATTCTCGGCATCGAGGCCAATGTGGCGCGCTGTCAGGCACTGCTGGACAACAGTCTGGCCATGGCGACCTTTCTGGTGCCGCAGATCGGCTATGAGCTGGCGGCGAAGGCTGCCAGACATGCGCTCGCCGAGAATGTGTCTCTGCCGGAGGCCCTGCGTGCCCTCGGAATCGAGATGGAGCCATCTCAAGGGCCTTCCGCCCTGGCCGGGGAATGA
- a CDS encoding TetR/AcrR family transcriptional regulator: protein MAGVQEAKRLETGRRVLEAAVSLMQEEGLKALQIRTIAAKAGYSVGSVYKHYPDVDALIIAVNSLTLDQIRQRMVEAIREPGTPLDRLKILARSYLHFAVEQPNLWRGLFDHHLPGNASIPEEHRTQNVKLLDLIGQEIAALNPQLGSEMLSVRSRTCFAAVHGMVTFSMEGRFIGLKSDQLEQELDFLVERLALEAG, encoded by the coding sequence ATGGCGGGCGTACAAGAGGCCAAAAGGCTGGAAACAGGGCGGCGGGTGCTGGAAGCGGCCGTGTCACTGATGCAGGAGGAAGGGCTGAAGGCCCTGCAGATCCGGACGATTGCGGCCAAGGCGGGATATTCGGTCGGGTCCGTTTACAAGCACTATCCTGACGTGGATGCGCTCATCATTGCAGTGAACAGTCTGACGCTCGACCAGATACGGCAACGAATGGTCGAGGCCATCCGGGAACCGGGGACGCCGCTTGATCGGTTGAAAATTCTGGCTCGCAGCTATTTGCATTTCGCGGTTGAACAGCCGAACCTCTGGCGTGGGCTGTTTGATCATCACCTTCCCGGCAATGCGAGCATTCCCGAAGAGCACAGAACGCAGAATGTCAAACTGCTGGACCTGATTGGGCAGGAAATCGCGGCGCTCAATCCGCAGCTTGGCTCCGAGATGTTGTCTGTTCGCAGCAGAACCTGCTTTGCTGCCGTGCACGGGATGGTGACTTTCAGCATGGAAGGGCGCTTTATCGGTCTCAAGAGTGATCAACTGGAACAGGAACTGGACTTTCTGGTCGAAAGGCTGGCTCTTGAGGCTGGCTGA
- a CDS encoding YiaA/YiaB family inner membrane protein: MQTNSIKHSESWHIFTMASFAIAVAMMAGGIYFLEASFSAKGFYAMAAIMLVHTSITLTKTLRDREEADKLHNRIEDAKTEKLLMNAGASD, translated from the coding sequence ATGCAGACCAACAGCATCAAACATTCGGAAAGCTGGCACATCTTCACCATGGCGTCCTTCGCCATCGCGGTTGCGATGATGGCAGGCGGCATCTACTTCCTCGAAGCCAGCTTCTCGGCCAAGGGCTTTTATGCAATGGCAGCCATCATGCTCGTCCATACGTCAATCACCCTGACCAAGACATTGAGAGACAGGGAAGAGGCAGACAAGTTGCACAACCGGATAGAAGATGCCAAAACCGAAAAACTGCTGATGAATGCAGGCGCGTCCGATTGA
- a CDS encoding acyl-[ACP]--phospholipid O-acyltransferase, with amino-acid sequence MSQPLMKSRRFAPLFWTQFLSAFNDNFLKNALVFLILFRVSDGSATLISLAGGIFIAPFLFLSALGGQIADRHDKASVARKLKLAEAGAAVLAVVGMALHSIPVLFVALFLFGLISALFSPIKYGLLPDHLEPSELPAANAWVEAGTFLAILGGTISAGLLFTQGAATMIFGPVMILLAIGCYGFSRFIPATGIAAPDLTIDRNILKSTRNILRDLYREERLIKAAAMNSWFWLTGAVIMSILPILVKDILGGGELAVTFFLTVFALSIGIGSSLAAWLSSGRVNLLPSLIGTALIGILCYDLYTVLDSLPTFVAVENLSDFVVRQGVLHVAFDLAGLAIAGALLVVPTFTALQTWAKPERRARTIAGANALGAAVMVAGSLLLAVAQNYGASVANIMLALSGLNALALLAMIKLTPTSPFRDLVSIIYRCFFRMEIKGLENLEKAGEAPILALNHVSYLDAAAALTLTDKAPTFAIDYQIARIWWVRPFLKLANALPINPAKPMATRSLIKVVESGEPMVIFPEGRLTVTGSLMKVYDGAAMVADKTGAKVVPIRIDGLERTPFSYLNPSQIRKSLFPKLRITILEPRSLSVDAALKGRKRRVAAGTKLYEIMSDLMFHTSMNENATIVERVIETAHERGVSSIALQDPVSGNLSYKRLLTGTRVLARKFAHLLATEDTVGVMLPNANGTVVTTLALMSAGKVPAMINFTAGTKNVLSTCQTAKVTKVLTSRAFVTQAKLDGLVAELGKEIEFICLEDIRADISILEKIRGYLGRNRPLTSRSIDDVAVILFTSGSEGRPKGVVLSHRNILANATQAAARIDFTPTDKLFNVLPMFHSFGLTAGTILPLVSGVPVYLYPSPLHYRIVPELIYASNATILFGTDTFLSGYARTAHAYDFRSLRYCFAGAEPVKTSTQMTYMQRFGLRILEGYGVTEAAPVIAINTPMFNKAGSVGKLMPGIEYRLEPVPGIDNGKRLSIAGPNIMMGYLLHDQPGQLVPLEGGWHDTGDIVEIDDEGFVTIKGRAKRFAKIGGEMVSLAAVEELAGELWPGTLSAVASVKDDRKGEKLVLITERPDATRTEFLDFAKQKGAQDLMIPADVRVVAKVPVLGSGKLDFAAVNKLVEDLEQEKAA; translated from the coding sequence ATGTCACAGCCATTGATGAAAAGCCGGCGGTTCGCACCTTTGTTCTGGACGCAGTTCCTGTCCGCCTTCAACGATAACTTCCTCAAGAATGCTCTGGTTTTCCTGATCCTGTTCCGGGTATCGGACGGCTCGGCCACGCTCATTTCGCTGGCGGGCGGCATTTTCATTGCTCCCTTCCTGTTCCTCTCCGCTCTCGGAGGCCAGATTGCAGACCGACACGACAAGGCTTCCGTTGCGCGAAAGCTGAAGCTGGCCGAGGCCGGAGCCGCCGTGTTGGCTGTCGTCGGAATGGCCCTGCATTCAATCCCGGTTCTGTTCGTTGCCCTGTTTCTGTTCGGCCTGATTTCCGCGCTGTTCAGCCCGATCAAATACGGCCTGCTGCCCGACCATCTTGAACCCTCCGAGTTGCCCGCCGCCAACGCCTGGGTCGAGGCTGGCACATTCCTGGCCATTCTGGGCGGCACCATCAGTGCGGGTCTGCTGTTCACACAGGGGGCGGCAACCATGATATTCGGCCCGGTGATGATCCTTCTGGCGATCGGTTGCTACGGCTTCAGCCGCTTCATTCCAGCCACGGGAATCGCAGCCCCCGATCTCACGATCGATCGCAACATTCTGAAGTCGACCCGCAATATCCTACGAGACCTCTACCGCGAGGAGCGCCTGATCAAGGCGGCTGCAATGAACAGCTGGTTCTGGCTGACGGGTGCCGTCATCATGTCGATCCTGCCCATATTGGTCAAAGACATACTTGGCGGCGGCGAGCTGGCCGTGACCTTCTTTCTGACCGTCTTTGCCCTGTCCATCGGCATCGGTTCATCTCTTGCAGCCTGGTTGAGCTCGGGTCGGGTCAATCTTCTGCCCTCCCTCATCGGCACCGCTCTGATCGGCATCCTCTGCTACGATCTCTACACCGTGCTCGATAGCCTGCCGACCTTTGTTGCCGTGGAAAACCTGAGCGACTTTGTTGTTCGGCAAGGCGTCCTTCACGTGGCCTTCGATCTAGCGGGCCTTGCAATTGCCGGGGCACTGCTGGTGGTTCCCACCTTTACCGCACTTCAGACATGGGCCAAGCCGGAGCGCCGCGCCCGCACCATTGCCGGAGCCAATGCGCTTGGTGCGGCTGTGATGGTTGCCGGATCGCTTCTGCTTGCCGTCGCCCAGAATTATGGCGCTTCGGTCGCCAATATCATGCTGGCGTTGAGTGGCCTTAACGCACTGGCCCTGCTCGCAATGATCAAGCTGACACCAACCAGTCCCTTCCGCGACCTTGTCTCGATCATCTACCGCTGTTTCTTCCGCATGGAGATCAAGGGCCTCGAGAATCTCGAGAAGGCAGGAGAGGCTCCGATCCTGGCCCTCAATCACGTCAGCTATCTGGACGCAGCCGCAGCACTGACCCTCACCGACAAGGCCCCGACCTTCGCCATCGACTATCAGATTGCCAGAATCTGGTGGGTACGACCCTTCCTCAAGCTTGCCAATGCCCTACCGATCAACCCGGCCAAGCCGATGGCGACGCGGTCCCTGATCAAGGTCGTCGAGTCCGGAGAACCCATGGTGATTTTCCCTGAAGGTCGTCTCACAGTCACAGGTTCCCTCATGAAGGTCTACGACGGGGCTGCGATGGTTGCCGACAAGACCGGAGCAAAGGTCGTCCCGATCCGCATCGATGGTCTGGAGCGCACCCCCTTCTCCTATCTCAACCCCAGCCAGATCCGCAAAAGCCTCTTTCCCAAGCTCAGGATCACTATTCTGGAGCCTCGCAGCCTTTCGGTCGACGCAGCCCTCAAAGGCAGGAAACGTCGCGTGGCGGCTGGAACGAAGCTGTACGAGATCATGTCGGACCTGATGTTTCACACGTCGATGAATGAAAACGCCACGATCGTCGAGAGGGTCATCGAGACAGCGCACGAACGCGGAGTGTCGAGCATCGCCCTGCAGGATCCGGTCAGCGGCAATCTCTCCTACAAGAGGCTGCTGACGGGAACCCGTGTTCTGGCGAGAAAATTCGCCCACCTCCTGGCAACGGAAGACACGGTCGGCGTGATGCTGCCCAACGCAAATGGCACGGTCGTCACCACCCTCGCCCTCATGTCAGCGGGCAAGGTGCCTGCCATGATCAACTTCACCGCCGGCACCAAGAATGTGCTCTCGACCTGCCAGACCGCCAAGGTCACGAAGGTGCTGACCTCCCGCGCCTTCGTCACGCAGGCCAAGCTCGACGGTCTGGTTGCGGAACTCGGCAAGGAAATCGAGTTCATCTGCCTCGAAGACATCCGTGCCGACATTTCCATCCTCGAAAAGATCCGTGGCTATCTGGGTCGCAACCGCCCGCTGACCAGTCGCTCCATCGACGACGTGGCGGTCATCCTGTTCACCTCCGGCTCCGAGGGGCGTCCCAAGGGCGTGGTGCTCAGCCACCGCAATATTCTGGCCAATGCCACCCAGGCCGCCGCGCGCATCGACTTCACACCGACCGACAAACTGTTCAACGTGCTGCCGATGTTCCATTCTTTCGGGCTGACCGCCGGCACCATACTGCCTCTGGTCTCGGGCGTTCCCGTCTATCTTTACCCCTCGCCCCTGCACTATCGCATCGTGCCCGAACTGATCTACGCATCAAACGCAACGATCCTGTTCGGTACGGACACATTCCTGTCCGGTTATGCCCGCACCGCCCATGCCTATGACTTCCGCTCGCTGCGCTATTGTTTTGCCGGTGCGGAGCCGGTCAAGACCTCAACCCAGATGACCTATATGCAGCGCTTTGGCCTGCGCATTCTGGAAGGCTATGGCGTCACAGAAGCAGCCCCCGTCATCGCCATCAACACACCGATGTTCAACAAGGCCGGCTCGGTTGGCAAACTCATGCCCGGCATCGAATACCGGCTTGAACCGGTGCCGGGGATCGACAACGGCAAACGCCTGAGCATTGCGGGACCGAATATCATGATGGGCTACCTGCTGCATGACCAGCCCGGCCAGTTGGTACCGCTCGAAGGCGGCTGGCATGATACCGGCGACATCGTCGAGATTGATGACGAAGGATTTGTCACGATCAAGGGACGTGCCAAGCGCTTTGCCAAGATCGGTGGAGAGATGGTTTCCCTGGCAGCAGTCGAGGAACTGGCCGGTGAATTGTGGCCAGGAACCCTGTCTGCAGTTGCCAGCGTCAAGGATGACCGCAAGGGTGAAAAGCTGGTGCTGATCACCGAGCGGCCAGACGCCACACGGACGGAATTCCTCGATTTTGCCAAACAGAAAGGTGCGCAGGACCTGATGATCCCTGCCGATGTGCGGGTTGTAGCCAAGGTTCCGGTTCTGGGATCAGGCAAGCTCGATTTCGCAGCCGTCAACAAGCTCGTTGAGGATCTGGAGCAGGAAAAAGCCGCCTGA